Proteins from a genomic interval of Desulfofustis limnaeus:
- a CDS encoding F0F1 ATP synthase subunit epsilon has translation MAQQIALEVVTPSGAVVSEDVDIVNAPGYGGDFGVLANHAPFLSTIKIGVLSYETGKKRQYLMISGGFCEVSNNKITFLVESAEFGHQIDVDRAMKAKERAEKRLAQALAHDESVNRTRAEAALQRALARIKAANIK, from the coding sequence ATGGCACAGCAGATAGCATTGGAGGTTGTTACCCCATCCGGCGCAGTGGTCAGCGAGGATGTCGATATTGTCAACGCGCCTGGCTACGGCGGTGACTTCGGCGTCCTGGCAAACCATGCTCCGTTCCTCTCGACCATCAAGATCGGTGTTTTGTCGTATGAAACCGGCAAAAAACGTCAATACCTGATGATCAGCGGCGGTTTTTGCGAAGTCTCCAACAATAAAATTACCTTTCTCGTGGAGAGTGCGGAATTTGGTCACCAGATCGATGTCGATCGGGCGATGAAAGCCAAGGAACGTGCTGAGAAACGGCTTGCGCAAGCGCTAGCGCATGACGAATCCGTTAACCGAACTCGGGCGGAAGCGGCGCTGCAACGCGCACTTGCTCGGATTAAGGCTGCTAATATCAAGTAA
- a CDS encoding N-acetylmuramoyl-L-alanine amidase, translating into MGNNGQTDSETLYQQAKFFYNQLKTSSSLGSSRENWLKGAGNFRRIYLAEPKSDLAPACLLMLGRLYSDMYSAFGKGIDLGEAISYYRDVDALFPGNRLADDALLIVGHLLLEEVKDPHRAANSFVKIVTDYPDGDMRTAAETKLKELSQQFDIPLPRTMVGDPQFLNLTNVLPVKYWSSDDYTRVVINTSGPVTYREELLEQVGTQPRRLYIDFQDSYIEPRYRSPVPIEDGLLKRIRSGQYSPDTVRVVLDIESISTYKIFSLPSPFRVVIDVRGQAREQTEAVPPVVTANDQFPPHQVVHQDMDTVLKPSDLKAPPDHRETVEPVIELELQPSKELQPVIVLKEMKKYRLEHGAAHTEPSSIASPSLVTASTPGPLSLAQQLGLGVKRIVLDPGHGGKDPGAIAFGLKEKDIVLKVAKQLAEVLRRDLGLTVLLTRESDVYLPLEERTAIANTHDADLFISLHINAHPSPQIRGFETYFLNLSTSDEAMRVAARENATSTHQMSDLQDILQDIMRNSKINESSRLARLVHQSIGSALSASPFPLKDMGVKQAPFYVLIGAEMPAILLEMAFISNPDDAQFLTKDAFINHLTGTISSGIQAYISTNTAQL; encoded by the coding sequence ATGGGCAACAATGGGCAAACAGATAGTGAAACCCTTTATCAACAAGCCAAGTTTTTCTACAATCAGCTCAAAACATCTTCCTCTCTCGGCTCTTCACGAGAAAATTGGTTGAAAGGTGCCGGTAATTTCCGCCGGATTTATCTGGCCGAACCGAAATCAGACCTGGCTCCGGCCTGTCTGTTGATGCTCGGCCGTCTCTATTCTGACATGTATAGCGCGTTCGGCAAAGGCATTGACCTGGGCGAGGCCATCTCCTATTACCGCGATGTGGATGCCTTGTTTCCCGGGAACCGCCTGGCCGACGACGCACTGTTAATTGTCGGCCATTTGCTGCTGGAGGAGGTCAAGGATCCTCATCGTGCCGCAAATTCCTTTGTCAAGATCGTCACCGACTATCCTGATGGTGACATGCGGACTGCCGCCGAAACCAAGCTTAAAGAACTTTCCCAGCAGTTTGACATACCTTTGCCTCGGACCATGGTCGGTGACCCACAATTCCTAAACCTTACCAATGTCTTACCGGTGAAATACTGGTCGTCAGACGACTATACGCGGGTGGTGATCAACACCTCAGGGCCAGTAACCTATCGTGAAGAATTGCTGGAACAGGTCGGCACTCAACCCCGTCGTCTTTATATCGATTTTCAAGATAGTTACATTGAGCCGCGCTACCGGTCGCCGGTACCAATTGAGGACGGATTACTCAAGAGGATTCGCAGCGGCCAATACAGTCCTGACACCGTTCGCGTGGTTCTCGATATCGAATCCATCTCCACATACAAGATTTTCAGCTTACCGAGTCCGTTTCGCGTTGTTATCGATGTTCGTGGTCAGGCGAGAGAGCAAACCGAAGCCGTGCCGCCAGTGGTCACTGCCAATGATCAGTTTCCACCCCACCAGGTGGTTCACCAAGACATGGATACGGTATTGAAACCTTCTGACCTGAAGGCCCCCCCAGACCACCGGGAGACGGTCGAGCCTGTGATCGAGCTTGAGCTTCAACCGAGCAAAGAACTGCAACCGGTCATCGTTCTCAAGGAAATGAAGAAATATCGTTTGGAGCACGGTGCGGCACATACTGAACCATCATCCATAGCTTCCCCCTCGCTGGTGACAGCGTCTACTCCTGGGCCCCTGTCTCTGGCGCAACAACTTGGCCTCGGTGTCAAGAGGATTGTTCTCGACCCCGGCCATGGCGGCAAGGACCCAGGAGCCATCGCCTTCGGCCTGAAAGAAAAGGATATTGTGTTGAAGGTGGCCAAGCAACTGGCTGAAGTTCTTCGTCGCGACCTCGGGTTGACCGTTCTCCTGACCAGGGAAAGCGACGTGTACCTCCCTCTTGAAGAAAGAACTGCCATAGCCAACACCCATGATGCGGACCTCTTCATTTCACTGCACATCAATGCTCATCCTTCGCCCCAGATTCGTGGGTTTGAAACCTATTTCCTCAATCTCAGCACCAGCGACGAAGCGATGCGTGTCGCCGCCCGAGAAAATGCGACATCCACCCATCAAATGAGTGATCTGCAGGATATCTTGCAAGATATCATGCGCAATTCGAAGATAAACGAATCGTCACGACTGGCCAGGCTCGTACACCAATCAATCGGTTCGGCTCTCTCCGCCTCGCCGTTCCCCCTGAAAGACATGGGGGTCAAACAAGCCCCGTTTTATGTTCTCATAGGCGCAGAAATGCCTGCCATTCTGCTGGAAATGGCCTTCATCAGCAACCCCGACGATGCCCAATTCCTGACCAAGGACGCTTTCATCAATCATCTCACCGGCACCATATCTTCCGGCATTCAAGCCTATATCAGCACCAACACCGCCCAACTGTAG
- the mutS gene encoding DNA mismatch repair protein MutS, with amino-acid sequence MKNAPKMTPMLRQYLEIKERHQQEILFYRMGDFYEMFFEDAEIASKLLSITLTSRNNKGDTVKIPMCGIPYHAAQGYIAKLVQAGRRVAICEQVEDPAEAKGIVKREVVRVISPGVIVDQQLLPDNDHCFLAAVSHSGSTHGIWGLSVIDLSTSTFLVGQFLDHGDPPDDVLDQLARFSPAELLINSDQRSSLTRLLDNLHLQIPTLCVTERPAHPFHLDTAQQMLLEHFQVISLDGFGCAQMSHGLSAAAALLDYLQETQKTDLHHLRKLTPIELDAVLLIDDASRRNLELTQTIIGNRREGSLLSVLDRTGTPMGARLLKQCLLNPLRDKELIEQRLESVSFLYYHPGLRQKIRDSLALIYDIERLSSRMVLGHANARDALGLKASLAVLPDLQQTLQQCESPHLQSLQREFDACEDIHELLARSIAEDPPLTLRDGNLIKPGYHQELDELIALLRDGKQLILSLESKEREATGISKLKIGYNKVFGYFIEISKSHLEKVPPSYIRKQTLVNAERFITPELKEFENRVLSAHDRRLELEHQLFTGVRSAVAAHSSRLAEVARILALLDMYSCLAEVAVRYHYVRPTITEEAEITIVEGRHPVIERALPTGKFVPNDIALNHIDQQLLIITGPNMAGKSTVLRQTALIVLMAQMGCFVPAEQATIGVVDRIFTRVGAMDDLRRGQSTFMVEMSETANILNNATSRSLVILDEIGRGTSTYDGLAIAWSVAEALLEKDGRGVKTLFATHYHELTDLARTRTKVQNLSVAVKEWNDTIIFLHKLVSGGTSRSYGIQVAALAGVPAAVVSRAEEILRRIDHGTFDYQPKTQTPATIRTSEKKGKPQQLPLFREPTHPVLELLESIAVDDLTPRQALDMLYRLAEMVQR; translated from the coding sequence ATGAAAAACGCCCCGAAAATGACGCCGATGCTTCGGCAGTATCTGGAAATTAAAGAACGCCACCAGCAGGAAATACTCTTCTACCGGATGGGCGATTTCTACGAGATGTTTTTTGAAGATGCCGAAATCGCATCAAAATTGCTCTCGATAACACTGACATCCCGGAACAACAAAGGGGATACGGTCAAAATCCCCATGTGCGGCATCCCCTACCATGCTGCCCAGGGATACATTGCCAAGCTGGTACAAGCCGGACGACGCGTTGCCATCTGCGAACAGGTCGAAGACCCGGCGGAGGCAAAAGGCATCGTCAAACGGGAAGTGGTTCGGGTCATATCCCCCGGCGTTATTGTTGATCAGCAATTGCTTCCTGACAACGATCATTGTTTTCTCGCCGCCGTATCCCACTCCGGATCAACCCACGGGATCTGGGGTCTCAGCGTTATTGATCTGAGCACCTCGACCTTTCTCGTGGGCCAGTTCCTCGATCACGGCGATCCACCTGACGACGTTCTCGATCAATTGGCGCGATTTTCTCCCGCTGAGCTGCTCATCAACAGTGACCAGCGGTCTTCGCTGACACGTCTTCTAGATAACCTGCACCTGCAGATCCCCACCCTGTGCGTTACCGAACGACCAGCTCACCCTTTCCACCTGGATACGGCTCAGCAGATGCTTCTTGAGCATTTTCAGGTCATCAGCCTGGATGGGTTCGGTTGCGCCCAGATGAGCCACGGCCTCAGTGCCGCCGCGGCGTTGCTCGATTATCTCCAGGAGACCCAGAAAACCGATCTCCATCATTTGCGAAAACTGACGCCCATCGAGCTTGACGCTGTCTTGCTCATTGACGACGCGTCACGTCGCAACCTGGAGCTCACCCAGACAATCATCGGCAATCGTCGAGAGGGGTCACTGCTTTCAGTGCTCGATCGAACCGGCACGCCAATGGGAGCCCGTCTTCTCAAGCAATGTTTGCTCAACCCATTGCGCGACAAAGAGCTGATTGAGCAACGGCTCGAATCCGTTTCTTTTCTCTATTATCACCCCGGTCTCAGGCAAAAGATCCGGGACTCCCTGGCCCTGATCTATGACATCGAACGCCTTTCCAGCCGTATGGTACTGGGCCACGCCAACGCCCGCGATGCCCTGGGCCTCAAAGCCTCCTTGGCCGTCCTTCCCGATCTGCAGCAAACGCTCCAACAGTGTGAATCGCCACATTTGCAGTCTTTGCAGCGGGAATTCGACGCCTGCGAGGATATCCACGAACTCCTGGCACGCAGCATAGCCGAGGATCCGCCCCTGACCCTGCGAGACGGCAATCTGATCAAACCCGGTTATCATCAGGAACTTGACGAACTTATCGCTCTTCTTCGCGACGGAAAACAACTGATTCTCAGCCTGGAAAGTAAAGAGCGCGAAGCAACCGGTATCAGCAAATTGAAAATCGGCTATAATAAGGTCTTCGGTTACTTTATCGAGATCAGCAAGTCGCACCTGGAGAAGGTCCCACCTTCCTACATCCGGAAACAGACCTTGGTTAACGCCGAACGTTTTATCACTCCTGAGCTGAAAGAATTCGAGAACCGTGTACTCAGCGCCCATGACCGTCGTTTAGAACTTGAACACCAACTTTTTACCGGAGTCAGAAGTGCCGTTGCCGCTCATTCCTCGAGGCTGGCCGAGGTGGCCCGGATTCTCGCCCTGCTCGATATGTACAGCTGTCTGGCCGAGGTGGCTGTGCGTTACCACTACGTACGTCCGACCATCACCGAGGAAGCTGAAATCACCATTGTGGAAGGCCGCCATCCGGTTATCGAACGAGCTCTGCCCACAGGCAAATTCGTGCCCAACGACATCGCTCTTAACCACATCGATCAGCAGTTGTTGATTATCACCGGTCCCAACATGGCGGGAAAATCGACCGTTCTCAGGCAAACCGCCCTCATTGTTCTCATGGCGCAAATGGGTTGTTTCGTCCCAGCCGAACAAGCAACCATCGGCGTCGTCGATCGCATTTTCACCAGAGTCGGGGCCATGGACGATCTTCGCCGGGGGCAATCGACCTTCATGGTGGAAATGAGCGAAACTGCAAATATCCTCAACAATGCGACCTCACGCAGTCTGGTCATTCTTGATGAAATCGGTAGAGGCACCAGCACGTACGACGGACTTGCCATCGCCTGGTCGGTAGCCGAGGCCCTTTTGGAGAAGGACGGCAGGGGGGTCAAAACACTTTTTGCCACGCACTATCACGAACTGACTGATCTGGCAAGGACCCGAACCAAGGTACAAAACCTATCAGTTGCCGTTAAAGAATGGAACGACACCATCATTTTTTTACACAAGCTGGTCAGTGGTGGAACCAGCCGTAGTTATGGCATTCAAGTGGCCGCCTTGGCCGGGGTCCCGGCCGCGGTCGTCAGCCGCGCCGAGGAAATTCTCCGCCGAATCGACCACGGTACTTTCGATTATCAACCAAAGACGCAGACTCCTGCCACGATCCGCACATCGGAAAAAAAAGGAAAACCCCAGCAATTACCACTTTTTCGTGAACCGACCCATCCGGTCCTTGAGCTCTTAGAGTCCATTGCCGTGGATGACCTAACCCCACGTCAGGCACTGGATATGCTCTATCGACTGGCGGAGATGGTGCAACGGTAG
- a CDS encoding HIT family protein, which produces MNTLWAPWRMERIEHLGQRVGATEGVCPFDVPGTEATAKSHLLLFRDATRLCLLNRYPYANGHLLIAPTRHIGCLTQLNPGELSAVMQLVQEATAILQQVLKPDGLNIGINLGPDAGAGIPDHLHIHIVPRWRGDHNFMTVISEIRTIPEHIAVTFDRLLPHFLRLLQRDRSHHSR; this is translated from the coding sequence ATGAATACGCTCTGGGCACCCTGGCGTATGGAGCGCATTGAACACCTTGGGCAACGTGTTGGCGCTACCGAAGGGGTTTGCCCGTTTGACGTTCCCGGCACCGAAGCCACAGCAAAATCACATCTGTTGTTGTTCCGGGACGCCACCCGTCTCTGTCTGCTGAACCGATATCCCTACGCCAACGGACACCTGCTTATTGCTCCCACCAGGCATATCGGCTGCCTCACCCAACTGAATCCTGGAGAGCTGTCTGCGGTCATGCAGTTGGTACAGGAGGCAACAGCCATCCTGCAACAGGTCCTCAAACCGGATGGGCTCAACATCGGCATTAACCTCGGTCCTGACGCCGGTGCAGGGATTCCCGATCATCTTCATATCCATATCGTCCCCCGCTGGCGCGGTGACCACAATTTCATGACCGTGATATCGGAAATTCGTACCATCCCCGAGCATATCGCCGTCACCTTCGACCGATTGCTCCCTCATTTTCTGCGCCTGTTGCAGCGTGATCGCAGCCACCACAGCCGATGA
- a CDS encoding metallophosphoesterase family protein, whose product MQIIGIISDTHLSRITPQFVKQARTIFSPCTYIVHAGDLTEAGILDIFSDKQVIAVHGNMCSAATKQLLPESTTFQVNHQTIAVYHGHGGGLDIEDYLLTHFATADAIIFGHTHRPLVSRAGRTLLVNPGTFRLTGRYGSPGTYALMTSSATGLTAAIHQLPLSR is encoded by the coding sequence ATGCAGATCATTGGTATTATTTCCGACACCCATCTCTCGCGCATTACCCCTCAGTTTGTCAAACAGGCGCGAACGATCTTCTCCCCGTGCACCTATATCGTCCACGCTGGAGATCTCACTGAGGCCGGTATCCTAGATATTTTTTCAGACAAACAGGTCATCGCCGTGCATGGCAATATGTGCTCTGCCGCTACCAAACAGCTGTTGCCCGAATCAACAACCTTTCAGGTCAACCACCAGACCATTGCCGTGTACCATGGTCACGGAGGCGGCCTTGACATCGAGGACTACCTGCTGACTCATTTCGCCACTGCCGACGCCATTATTTTCGGCCACACGCACCGCCCTCTGGTTAGCCGTGCCGGTCGGACACTTCTCGTCAATCCTGGCACTTTCCGGCTCACTGGCCGCTATGGCTCACCCGGTACCTACGCGCTGATGACAAGCAGCGCTACCGGACTAACCGCCGCCATTCACCAGCTTCCGCTGAGCCGATGA
- the efp gene encoding elongation factor P — MFTASDLRKGLKIQIDGDPFIITDFEFSKPGKGQALYRCKMRNMITGTQFTNTYRSNDKFEKPDLEERKMQFLYNQENEYHFMDTANYEQLFLTREQLGDNINYLVDNMEVEVLFFGSRPIDVSLPIFVNLLVTRADPWARGDTSGSDTKPVVVETGYQLQVPPFVEEGDRIQIDTRTGEYVTRVKE, encoded by the coding sequence ATGTTTACCGCATCAGACTTACGTAAGGGGTTGAAAATTCAAATAGACGGTGACCCTTTTATCATCACTGACTTCGAATTCTCCAAACCGGGAAAAGGGCAGGCCCTGTACCGCTGCAAGATGAGAAACATGATCACCGGGACACAGTTCACCAACACCTATCGTTCCAACGATAAATTCGAGAAGCCGGACCTGGAAGAACGTAAGATGCAGTTTCTCTACAATCAAGAGAATGAGTATCATTTCATGGACACCGCCAACTATGAACAGCTTTTCCTTACCCGGGAACAGCTTGGCGACAATATCAACTACCTTGTTGATAATATGGAAGTAGAGGTGTTGTTCTTCGGTTCACGTCCGATCGATGTCAGTTTGCCCATTTTCGTCAATCTTCTGGTGACCAGAGCAGATCCGTGGGCCCGTGGCGATACGTCGGGATCAGACACCAAACCGGTGGTTGTGGAGACCGGTTATCAACTTCAAGTACCTCCTTTCGTGGAAGAGGGTGATAGGATCCAGATCGACACCCGTACGGGCGAATATGTGACTCGCGTCAAAGAGTAA
- the epmA gene encoding EF-P lysine aminoacylase EpmA, whose protein sequence is MLDCAGLQLRDGLLRSVRTFFHRQGFLEVDTPILYPVLLPERHIVPLSCAGRYLQPSPEQCMKRLLARGCDKIYQICHCFRGEERGRLHLPEFTMLEWYRRLCDYRDLMNDCELLVRGVVDDLRTEGLVSAPIESVFARLAAKTPWQRLTVQEAFRRYCPLTVEQALSEDRFDELMVTMIEPRLGRSSPTFLVDYPVARASLARLRSDDPGVAERFELYIDGVELANGFSELSDPEEQRRRFVDELAEGSGSGEPPEERLPQRFLEELPAMGPAAGIAFGLDRFFMVLLAADGIDAAVSFVPEDL, encoded by the coding sequence GTGCTTGATTGTGCCGGCCTGCAGCTGCGGGATGGCCTGCTGCGAAGTGTACGCACCTTTTTCCACCGGCAGGGTTTCCTTGAAGTCGACACGCCGATTCTTTATCCGGTCTTGCTTCCGGAACGGCATATCGTCCCGCTCTCCTGTGCCGGCCGGTATCTGCAGCCGTCCCCGGAACAATGTATGAAACGGTTGCTGGCCCGAGGGTGTGATAAAATCTATCAGATCTGCCATTGTTTTCGCGGTGAAGAACGAGGTCGCCTGCATCTGCCCGAGTTTACCATGTTGGAGTGGTACCGTCGGCTGTGCGATTATCGCGATTTGATGAATGACTGCGAACTGCTGGTCCGCGGTGTCGTGGACGATCTCCGTACTGAGGGCCTGGTGAGCGCACCGATTGAATCGGTCTTCGCTCGACTGGCCGCAAAAACGCCGTGGCAGCGCTTGACGGTCCAGGAAGCGTTTCGCCGCTATTGTCCGCTCACGGTCGAGCAGGCTTTGTCGGAAGATCGGTTCGATGAACTGATGGTCACCATGATCGAGCCGCGTTTGGGTCGATCCAGCCCAACCTTCCTGGTGGACTATCCGGTCGCTCGGGCCTCATTGGCACGTCTGAGAAGCGATGATCCGGGGGTGGCGGAGCGTTTCGAACTCTATATTGACGGAGTCGAACTGGCCAACGGTTTCAGCGAACTCAGTGATCCAGAGGAACAACGTCGACGCTTTGTCGATGAACTGGCTGAAGGCAGTGGCTCAGGGGAGCCTCCGGAGGAACGGCTACCCCAGCGGTTTCTTGAGGAGCTACCAGCCATGGGACCGGCTGCCGGTATCGCTTTCGGGTTAGATCGTTTTTTTATGGTTTTGCTAGCCGCTGATGGGATCG